A stretch of the Phyllopteryx taeniolatus isolate TA_2022b chromosome 5, UOR_Ptae_1.2, whole genome shotgun sequence genome encodes the following:
- the det1 gene encoding DET1 homolog isoform X1, producing MDEDTATLKPRRIQNQNVVHRLERRRICSGRPGAHWYRVRCLHQNLFPNFTVVNVEKPPCFLRKFSPDGRCFIAFSSDQTSLEIYEYQGCQAAQDLLRGQEGETLLTANDQRSLNIRGRLFERFFSLLHVTNVASNGEHLNRECSLFTDDCRYVIVGSAVYVPEEPQPYFFEVYRNNESVTPNPRSPLEDYSLHIIDLHTGRLCDTRSFKFDKIILSHNQGLYLYRNILAVLSVQQQTIHVFQVTPEGTFLDVRTIGRFCYEDDLLTLSAVCTEAQAETQSGFPRLYTDKTINSLKHRLLVYLWRKAEQDGSATAKRRFFQFFDQLRRLRMWKMQLLDEHHLFIKYTSEDVVTLRVTDPSQPSFFVVYNMVSTKVLAVFENTSDQLLELFENFCDLFRNATLHSQAVQFPCSASSNNYARQVQRRFKDTIVNAKYGGHTEAVRRLLGQLPISAQSYSSSPYLDLSLFSYDDKWVSVMERPKTCGDHPIRFYARDSGLLKFKIQAGLLGRPFNHAVRRLVAFTFHPFEPFAISVQRTNAEYVVNFHMRHVYA from the exons ATGGATGAAGACACAGCCACCCTTAAACCGAGACGGATCCAGAATCAAAATGTGGTCCATCGTCTTGAGAGGCGTAGGATCTGTTCGGGCCGGCCAGGAGCTCACTGGTATCGAGTACGCTGCTTGCACCAGAACCTGTTTCCCAACTTTACAGTGGTCAATGTGGAGAAGCCTCCTTGCTTCCTAAGGAAGTTTTCACCTGATGGACGCTGCTTTATCGCCTTCTCATCTGACCAGACATCTCTAGAG ATTTATGAATACCAAGGTTGCCAAGCTGCCCAGGACCTGCTGAGAGGCCAGGAGGGTGAGACCCTTCTAACAGCCAATGACCAGCGCTCCCTCAACATCCGGGGCCGTCTATTTGAACGTTTTTTCTCCTTGCTCCACGTCACTAATGTGGCGTCAAATGGAGAACACCTCAACCGGGAATGTAGCCTCTTCACCGACGACTGCCGCTATGTTATCGTTGGCTCAGCTGTGTACGTCCCCGAGGAGCCACAACCATACTTCTTTGAG GTATATCGCAACAACGAATCTGTGACTCCTAATCCTCGGTCCCCTTTAGAGGACTACTCCCTCCACATCATTGACCTCCATACAGGCAGACTGTGTGACACCAGGTCCTTTAAATTTGACAAAATCATCTTGTCCCACAACCAGGGCCTCTACCTCTACAGAAACATCCTGGCTGTGCTGTCAGTCCAGCAGCAGACCATACATGTATTTCAG GTGACTCCAGAGGGAACGTTTCTGGATGTCAGGACCATAGGGCGGTTCTGTTATGAGGATGATCTGCTGACTCTTTCGGCTGTCTGCACTGAGGCTCAGGCTGAGACCCAGTCAGGCTTCCCACGTCTCTACACGGACAAAACTATCAACTCTCTTAAGCACAGGTTGCTGGTTTACCTGTGGAGAAAGGCTGAACAGGACGGCAGTGCTACTGCCAAGAGGAG GTTTTTCCAGTTTTTTGATCAGCTGAGGAGACTAAGGATGTGGAAAATGCAGCTGCTGGATGAGCATCATCTCTTTATTAAATACACTAGTGAAGACGTGGTTACACTCAGGGTCACAGACCCCTCACAG CCATCTTTCTTTGTTGTGTACAACATGGTGTCAACGAAGGTGCTGGCCGTCTTTGAGAACACCTCCGATCAACTGCTGGAGCTGTTTGAGAATTTCTGCGACCTGTTCAGAAACGCCACATTGCACAGCCAGGCTGTCCAGTTCCCCTGTTCCGCTTCCTCCAATAACTATGCTCGGCAAGTCCAAAGAAG ATTCAAAGACACCATCGTGAATGCCAAATACGGCGGTCATACTGAAGCGGTGCGCCGGCTGCTCGGTCAGCTGCCCATTAGCGCGCAGTCCTACAGCAGTAGCCCTTATCTAGACCTGTCACTCTTCAGCTACGATGACAAGTGGGTGTCTGTCATGGAGAGGCCCAAGACCTGCGGAGACCACCCAATCAG GTTCTATGCACGTGACTCTGGCCTACTGAAGTTCAAGATCCAGGCGGGCCTGCTTGGACGGCCGTTCAATCACGCTGTACGGCGCTTGGTCGCTTTCACCTTTCACCCTTTTGAACCCTTTGCCATTTCCGTCCAGCGCACAAATGCTGAATATGTGGTCAACTTCCACATGAGACACGTTTATGCATGA
- the det1 gene encoding DET1 homolog isoform X2 encodes MSSSCRAVRFVIQTLLLVPCHLLDRSEKDANSAIYEYQGCQAAQDLLRGQEGETLLTANDQRSLNIRGRLFERFFSLLHVTNVASNGEHLNRECSLFTDDCRYVIVGSAVYVPEEPQPYFFEVYRNNESVTPNPRSPLEDYSLHIIDLHTGRLCDTRSFKFDKIILSHNQGLYLYRNILAVLSVQQQTIHVFQVTPEGTFLDVRTIGRFCYEDDLLTLSAVCTEAQAETQSGFPRLYTDKTINSLKHRLLVYLWRKAEQDGSATAKRRFFQFFDQLRRLRMWKMQLLDEHHLFIKYTSEDVVTLRVTDPSQPSFFVVYNMVSTKVLAVFENTSDQLLELFENFCDLFRNATLHSQAVQFPCSASSNNYARQVQRRFKDTIVNAKYGGHTEAVRRLLGQLPISAQSYSSSPYLDLSLFSYDDKWVSVMERPKTCGDHPIRFYARDSGLLKFKIQAGLLGRPFNHAVRRLVAFTFHPFEPFAISVQRTNAEYVVNFHMRHVYA; translated from the exons ATGTCGAGTTCCTGTCGAGCTGTTCGGTTCGTGATCCAAACTTTGCTGCTCGTGCCGTGCCACCTTCTTGACAGATCCGAAAAAGATGCCAACAGCGCG ATTTATGAATACCAAGGTTGCCAAGCTGCCCAGGACCTGCTGAGAGGCCAGGAGGGTGAGACCCTTCTAACAGCCAATGACCAGCGCTCCCTCAACATCCGGGGCCGTCTATTTGAACGTTTTTTCTCCTTGCTCCACGTCACTAATGTGGCGTCAAATGGAGAACACCTCAACCGGGAATGTAGCCTCTTCACCGACGACTGCCGCTATGTTATCGTTGGCTCAGCTGTGTACGTCCCCGAGGAGCCACAACCATACTTCTTTGAG GTATATCGCAACAACGAATCTGTGACTCCTAATCCTCGGTCCCCTTTAGAGGACTACTCCCTCCACATCATTGACCTCCATACAGGCAGACTGTGTGACACCAGGTCCTTTAAATTTGACAAAATCATCTTGTCCCACAACCAGGGCCTCTACCTCTACAGAAACATCCTGGCTGTGCTGTCAGTCCAGCAGCAGACCATACATGTATTTCAG GTGACTCCAGAGGGAACGTTTCTGGATGTCAGGACCATAGGGCGGTTCTGTTATGAGGATGATCTGCTGACTCTTTCGGCTGTCTGCACTGAGGCTCAGGCTGAGACCCAGTCAGGCTTCCCACGTCTCTACACGGACAAAACTATCAACTCTCTTAAGCACAGGTTGCTGGTTTACCTGTGGAGAAAGGCTGAACAGGACGGCAGTGCTACTGCCAAGAGGAG GTTTTTCCAGTTTTTTGATCAGCTGAGGAGACTAAGGATGTGGAAAATGCAGCTGCTGGATGAGCATCATCTCTTTATTAAATACACTAGTGAAGACGTGGTTACACTCAGGGTCACAGACCCCTCACAG CCATCTTTCTTTGTTGTGTACAACATGGTGTCAACGAAGGTGCTGGCCGTCTTTGAGAACACCTCCGATCAACTGCTGGAGCTGTTTGAGAATTTCTGCGACCTGTTCAGAAACGCCACATTGCACAGCCAGGCTGTCCAGTTCCCCTGTTCCGCTTCCTCCAATAACTATGCTCGGCAAGTCCAAAGAAG ATTCAAAGACACCATCGTGAATGCCAAATACGGCGGTCATACTGAAGCGGTGCGCCGGCTGCTCGGTCAGCTGCCCATTAGCGCGCAGTCCTACAGCAGTAGCCCTTATCTAGACCTGTCACTCTTCAGCTACGATGACAAGTGGGTGTCTGTCATGGAGAGGCCCAAGACCTGCGGAGACCACCCAATCAG GTTCTATGCACGTGACTCTGGCCTACTGAAGTTCAAGATCCAGGCGGGCCTGCTTGGACGGCCGTTCAATCACGCTGTACGGCGCTTGGTCGCTTTCACCTTTCACCCTTTTGAACCCTTTGCCATTTCCGTCCAGCGCACAAATGCTGAATATGTGGTCAACTTCCACATGAGACACGTTTATGCATGA
- the det1 gene encoding DET1 homolog isoform X3 has protein sequence MDEDTATLKPRRIQNQNVVHRLERRRICSGRPGAHWYRVRCLHQNLFPNFTVVNVEKPPCFLRKFSPDGRCFIAFSSDQTSLEIYEYQGCQAAQDLLRGQEGETLLTANDQRSLNIRGRLFERFFSLLHVTNVASNGEHLNRECSLFTDDCRYVIVGSAVYVPEEPQPYFFEVYRNNESVTPNPRSPLEDYSLHIIDLHTGRLCDTRSFKFDKIILSHNQGLYLYRNILAVLSVQQQTIHVFQVTPEGTFLDVRTIGRFCYEDDLLTLSAVCTEAQAETQSGFPRLYTDKTINSLKHRLLVYLWRKAEQDGSATAKRRFKDTIVNAKYGGHTEAVRRLLGQLPISAQSYSSSPYLDLSLFSYDDKWVSVMERPKTCGDHPIRFYARDSGLLKFKIQAGLLGRPFNHAVRRLVAFTFHPFEPFAISVQRTNAEYVVNFHMRHVYA, from the exons ATGGATGAAGACACAGCCACCCTTAAACCGAGACGGATCCAGAATCAAAATGTGGTCCATCGTCTTGAGAGGCGTAGGATCTGTTCGGGCCGGCCAGGAGCTCACTGGTATCGAGTACGCTGCTTGCACCAGAACCTGTTTCCCAACTTTACAGTGGTCAATGTGGAGAAGCCTCCTTGCTTCCTAAGGAAGTTTTCACCTGATGGACGCTGCTTTATCGCCTTCTCATCTGACCAGACATCTCTAGAG ATTTATGAATACCAAGGTTGCCAAGCTGCCCAGGACCTGCTGAGAGGCCAGGAGGGTGAGACCCTTCTAACAGCCAATGACCAGCGCTCCCTCAACATCCGGGGCCGTCTATTTGAACGTTTTTTCTCCTTGCTCCACGTCACTAATGTGGCGTCAAATGGAGAACACCTCAACCGGGAATGTAGCCTCTTCACCGACGACTGCCGCTATGTTATCGTTGGCTCAGCTGTGTACGTCCCCGAGGAGCCACAACCATACTTCTTTGAG GTATATCGCAACAACGAATCTGTGACTCCTAATCCTCGGTCCCCTTTAGAGGACTACTCCCTCCACATCATTGACCTCCATACAGGCAGACTGTGTGACACCAGGTCCTTTAAATTTGACAAAATCATCTTGTCCCACAACCAGGGCCTCTACCTCTACAGAAACATCCTGGCTGTGCTGTCAGTCCAGCAGCAGACCATACATGTATTTCAG GTGACTCCAGAGGGAACGTTTCTGGATGTCAGGACCATAGGGCGGTTCTGTTATGAGGATGATCTGCTGACTCTTTCGGCTGTCTGCACTGAGGCTCAGGCTGAGACCCAGTCAGGCTTCCCACGTCTCTACACGGACAAAACTATCAACTCTCTTAAGCACAGGTTGCTGGTTTACCTGTGGAGAAAGGCTGAACAGGACGGCAGTGCTACTGCCAAGAGGAG ATTCAAAGACACCATCGTGAATGCCAAATACGGCGGTCATACTGAAGCGGTGCGCCGGCTGCTCGGTCAGCTGCCCATTAGCGCGCAGTCCTACAGCAGTAGCCCTTATCTAGACCTGTCACTCTTCAGCTACGATGACAAGTGGGTGTCTGTCATGGAGAGGCCCAAGACCTGCGGAGACCACCCAATCAG GTTCTATGCACGTGACTCTGGCCTACTGAAGTTCAAGATCCAGGCGGGCCTGCTTGGACGGCCGTTCAATCACGCTGTACGGCGCTTGGTCGCTTTCACCTTTCACCCTTTTGAACCCTTTGCCATTTCCGTCCAGCGCACAAATGCTGAATATGTGGTCAACTTCCACATGAGACACGTTTATGCATGA